TTTAAATTTATGAAAGGCAAAAAACTTCTGTACTTAGGGTCACTTTTTAGTATTGGAATGGCAACTGTTTTTACACTTTTGAATCCATTAGTTTTAAGAGTAGCTATTGATAATATTATCGGGGGCAAAGAATTTGAAGCTGCTCCCTGGATAATAAATATAATTAATAGATTTGGAGGACGTGAATTCTTTTTGAATAGTCTCTGGATTTTAGCGATATTATTAATTATTTTAACTGGATTAAGAGGTTTATTCCTTTATTTTAAAGGTAAATGGGCGGCAATAGCAGCTGAATCAGTAGCTGAAAATATGCGTGATACTCTCTATGACCACTTACAGCATTTGCCTTTTTCCTATCATGTTAAATCTGAAACTGGTGATTTGATTCAAAGATGCACCTCTGATTTAGAGACTATTAGAAGATTTTTGGCAATGCAGTTGGTAGAAGTGGGAAGAGCAATTTTTATGGTAGCTATTATAGCTTATGTACTTTTTTCACTTAATTTTAAGTTAGCTTTGATATCAATGGCAGTTGTCCCTATTGTTTTTGGTTTTGCAGTGATCTTTTTTATGAAGATCAAGAAGGCTTTTAAACTTTCTGATGAAGCTGAAGCTGAAATGTCCACAGTTTTACAGGAAAATTTAACAGGAGTTAGAGTTGTTAGAGCATTTACCAAACAAAAACATGAAGTAGAAAAATTTGATAAAAAGAATCGCAAACATCGCGATTTAACCTATCGTTTAATCTATTTGTTAGCCTGGTATTGGGGACTTTCTGATTTGATATGTATGTTTCAGATTGGAGCGGTTTTAGTTTTTGGTTCTTATTGGGCAGCTACCGGCACCATAACTCTTGGAACTCTGGTGGTTTTTACAACATATGAGGGAATGCTTCTCTGGCCGGTAAGACAGATGGGAAGGATTTTGACTGATATGGGTAAAATGTTTGTTTCTTTAGAAAGAATAGGAGAAATACTTGCTGAAGATAGAGAAGACCTTAATGAAGCAGGATTGAATAAAGAAATAAAAGGGAAAATAGAATTTAAAGATGTTTCTTTTGCCTATCAAGGGCAGGAAGAAGTTTTAAAAGATATTTCTTTTGAAGTAGAAAAAGGAGAGACTCTTGCTATTCTTGGCTCAACCGGATCAGGGAAAAGTACTTTGCTTTATCTTTTAGCCGGTCTTTATGATTATGATCAGGGTTCAATAAAAATTGATGGTCATGAACTTACTGAATATAATAAAAAATATCTTAGGGATCAGGTGGGGCTGGTTTTACAGGAACCTTTTTTATTTGCTCGTTCTATGAAAGAAAATATCGGAATTGCAGTTGATGAAGCAGATGATGCCAAAATTTTTGAAGCAGCAAGAAGAGCAGCGATTCATGATGTTATCTTAAATTTTGATGAAGAATATGAAACTTTTGTTGGTGAAAGAGGAGTTTCTTTATCTGGTGGCCAAAAACAACGGGTAGCTATAGCCAGAACTCTAATAAAAGAACCACCAATATTACTTTTTGATGATTCTTTAAGTGCAGTTGATACTGAAACAGATGCTGCTATCAGACAGGAATTAAAAGAAAGAAATAAAAATGTAACTACAATTATTATTTCTCACCGAGTTACAACTCTGGCTGAAGCAGATAAAATTCTAGTTATGGAAGATGGTAAAATAGTTCAACGAGGTACACATCAGGAACTTGTTAAAAGTGAAGGGATGTATAAGCGAGTCTGGAAAATACAGAATTCTCTTGAACTGGAAATGAAAAATGAAAGAGAAGTTGGGTGATATTATGGAAAATTTTAAAGAAGAAAGTTATGATAAAAGATTTGATTTTGAGTTATGGAAAAAGCTCTTTTCCTATATTAAAGTATATAAAAAAGAGCTATTCTGGCTTGCTTTTGTTATGGTCGGGGTGGCTGGAATTGACGCTCTTTTTCCGATGTTAAATAAATATGCTGTTGATAATTTTGTTGTACCGGAAACTGTTGATGGTATTTATCGATTTGCTTTAATTTATGGGGGATTGGTTTTGGTACAGGCTTTAAATGTAGGTTTTTTTATTGCTCTGGCCGGTAAAATAGAAACTGGGATCGCCTATGATATTAGAAAGATTGGATTTAAAAGATTACAGGAATTGTCACTTTCCTACTATGACAGTAAAGCTGTTGGTTGGCTGATGGCCAGAATGACTTCTGATGTTAGAAAATTAGGAGAAACTATTGCCTGGGGCCTGGTAGATTTAGTCTGGGGTTTTACGATGATGGTAGCAATTATGGCTTTTATGTTTTATCTTAATTTCAAATTGGCTTTAATTACCTTGAGTGTTGTCCCAGTTTTGGTGATTTTAAGTTTATATTTTCAAAATAAAATCTTAAAAGCCTACCGGGTTGTTAAAAAAATAAATTCTAAAATTACCGGTAGCTTTAATGAAGGGATAATGGGGGCCAGAACTAGCAAAACATTGGTAAGAGAAGAGGAGAATTTAAAAGAATTTCAGGGACTTACTTCTAAGATGAAAAGATCATCTATTAGAGCAGCAATTTTTTCAGCTCTTTTTTTACCTTTAGTTTTAACTCTGGGTAGTATTGGTACAGCTTTAGCTCTCTGGTCAGGAGGAAGTAGTGTTATTAGCGGAACTATAACCTATGGTACTCTGGTTGCATTTTTAGCCTATACTGTTCGTTTTTTTGAACCGGTAAGAGAGATGGCTCGGGTTTTTGCTGAATTGCAATCTGCCCAGGCTTCAGCTGAAAGGGTTTTATCAATGATAGAAACTGAACCAGATATAAAAGATTTAGAAAAGGTTATCAAAGAATATGGTGATCAGTTTGAACCTAAAAAGGAAAACTGGCCTGCATTAAAAGGATCAATTTCATTTGAAGACGTAAAATTTTACTATAATCAAGATGAGATTATTTTAAATAATTTTGATCTCGATATAAAAGCAGGTGAAACTATTGCCTTAGTAGGTGAAACTGGTTCAGGAAAAAGTACAATTGCTAATTTGGCCTGTCGTTTTTATGAACCCAAAGCTGGTAAAATTAAAATAGATGGTGTTGATTATAAAAAGAGATCTCAACTCTGGTTACAGAGTAATATTGGTTATGTTTTACAAACACCACATCTTTTTAGCGGGAGTATCAAAGATAATATAGCTTATGCTGATCTTGAGGCTACTTTTATGGATATAAAAAGAGCTGCAAAGTTAGTAAATGCTGATGATTTTATTCAAAAACTACCTGATGGTTATGAAACAGTAGTTGGTGAAAGTGGTGATTCTCTATCTACTGGCCAAAAACAACTTATTTCTTTTGCAAGGGCTGTATTAGCTGATCCCCGTATTTTTGTTCTTGATGAAGCCACATCTTCCATAGATACAGAGATGGAAAAAATTATTCAGGAAGCAATTGAAAGAATACTTAAAGGACGAACAAATATTATTATAGCTCATCGTCTTTCGACTATTCGTTCAGCTGATAGAATAATTTGTTTAAGAAATGGAAAAATAATTGAAGAAGGAACTCACAGTCAACTTCTGGCTAAGAAAGGTTACTATTATAAGCTTTATACTACTCAATTTAGAGAAGAAAGAAAAGCATAATTTTAAATTAATTTAAATTATACAAAGGTAATTTTTGAAAGTTGTTGAATTTATATAATGAAGAGTTGAGAAAAGGAGGAATGAATGTGATAAAAAAATTAAAAGAGGCTTTAGAAAAAAGTGAACACTGGACAGAAATAAGATATCATCATCGTCAACAAACCAGTATTGAAATTAAGAATGGTGAAGTTAGCAAAGTAGAAGATAGTACACTGGCTGGGGTTGGAGTTAGATGCTTGGTTAATGGCTGCTGGGGGTTTGCAGCTACAGCTGATATGAGTGAGGAAGCACTTGCTAAAGCAGTAAGAGAAGCTGCTTCTGCAGCTAGAGTGGGTAGTACTCTCCGCAAGAAAAAGATTGAGAAAATTGCTGAAGGAGAAATGGCCCAGGGAGAATATATTTATGCTGATGAAGGTGATGATGTTCAGTTAAAAGAAAAAATAGATCGATTTTTAAATGCTGAAGAATTAATCAGAAATAAAGAAGATATAATAAGTGGAATTGTTAATTATAGTAAATATAATGATAAGAAGATTATTTTAAATACTGAAGGTACTCAGGCAGAGGTAAAAGATATTAAACATGATATAGGAGTAGTTGCTGTTGGTAATAATGGTACTTCTCAGGAAGTTGGATCAGTATCAGCTGGTGTAACTGGAGGCTGGAATGATCTTTTTGCTGAAAAGTCAATGATGGAAATGGTAGAAGAAGCAGTAAATATTGCCCGTACTAAATTGGAAGCAGAATATGCCCAGGGTGGGGAATATACAGTTATTTTAGATCCAATGTTAGTTGGTGTTTTAGCCCATGAAGCTATTGGACATACTGTAGAAGCTGATTTTGTGATGAGTGGTTCTATAGTTCAGGATAAAATAGGTGAAAAAGTTGCCAGTGAAAAAGTAACGATGATTGATGATGGTAATGTAGAAAAAACAGCAGGGATGACTTTAGTTGATGATGAAGGTACTGTTGCCCAAAAAACTACTATTATTGAAGATGGAATTTTGAATGAATATCTTCATAATCGAGAAAGTGCAGCTGAATTTGCAGTAAAACCTAAAGGAAATGCTCGTGCATTTACCTATCGTGATGAGCCATTAATTAGAATGACCAATACTTATATTGAAGAAGGAGACAGCAGTTTTGAGGAAATGGTTTCCGAGATAGATAATGGCTATTATCTAAAAGGCTTAGGTCAGGGTGGTCAGGCAGATGCCAATGCTGAATTTATGTTTGGCGTTCAGGAGGCATATAAGATTGAAGATGGGCAGATTACTGATCCTGTAAAAGGAATCACTATTTCCGGTCAGGCTTTTAATGTTTTAAATAGTGTTGATGCTGTTGGAGATGATTTAAGATTTGCTTTAGGTAGAGGTTATTGTGGTAAAGGACAATTAGCTAAAGTTGATGCAGGTGGACCCCATCTAAGATGTAAAGTTACAATTGGTGGAAAGCAGGAAGGGGATGTTCAATAATGGATGAAATTAAATTTGCAAATAATATAGTATCTAAAGCTAAAGAGATGGATATAGATGATGTTGAAGTTTTTTATAATAGTAGTAAAAATCTTGATGTTGTTTGGGAAAAAGGTGATTTACAGATTCCCAAAACTGATCTTTATCAGGGGTTTGGAATTAGAGTATTTAAAGATGGAAGTACTGGCTTTTCCTCAAGTAACATTTTAAATGAAGAGGAAGCAGAAAAAGTTCTAAAAAGAGCAATTGAGATTGCGGAAGTTACCCCTTCTGATGAAAGTAATGTTTTACCTAAAAAAGATGAAATTGATTATGTTGAAGATATAGTTGATGAAAGAAATGATGATATTAAATTGGTTAATGCTGTTGAAAAGGGTAAAGAATTTGTGGAGAGTTTTTTAAATTATGATAAAAGAGTAAAATTAGATTCTGCTAATTTTAGTACCCGTTTAAGTAAAAGAGCTATAGTTAACAGTAAGGGTATAGAAGCTGTTGAAGAAAAAACTGTTTTTGAAAGTATGGCTATGGCCTTTGCTCGCGAAGGTGAAAATGTTTCTTCTTTTGACCTTTCTTTTCAAACAGCCTGTAAACTTTCAGAATTAAATCTAAAGGAAGAAGCAGAGGAATTAGCTGAGAAAGTTGTTAATTCACTTGATGCAGAAAGTGTAGAAAGTTTTGAAGGAAGTGTAATCCTAAGTCCATTTTCAGTACTTAGTGTTTTAGCTTCACCTTTGAATTTTGCTGTTAATGGTGAAAATGTAATTAATGGTATTTCTCCCTGGACTGATAAGATCGGAGAAGAAGTCGCCATTCCGGAATTATCAGTAATTGATGATGCACATATTGCTGGGGGTGTAGGTTCTCGTTCC
This sequence is a window from Halanaerobiales bacterium. Protein-coding genes within it:
- a CDS encoding ABC transporter ATP-binding protein, producing MKNLKLLFKFMKGKKLLYLGSLFSIGMATVFTLLNPLVLRVAIDNIIGGKEFEAAPWIINIINRFGGREFFLNSLWILAILLIILTGLRGLFLYFKGKWAAIAAESVAENMRDTLYDHLQHLPFSYHVKSETGDLIQRCTSDLETIRRFLAMQLVEVGRAIFMVAIIAYVLFSLNFKLALISMAVVPIVFGFAVIFFMKIKKAFKLSDEAEAEMSTVLQENLTGVRVVRAFTKQKHEVEKFDKKNRKHRDLTYRLIYLLAWYWGLSDLICMFQIGAVLVFGSYWAATGTITLGTLVVFTTYEGMLLWPVRQMGRILTDMGKMFVSLERIGEILAEDREDLNEAGLNKEIKGKIEFKDVSFAYQGQEEVLKDISFEVEKGETLAILGSTGSGKSTLLYLLAGLYDYDQGSIKIDGHELTEYNKKYLRDQVGLVLQEPFLFARSMKENIGIAVDEADDAKIFEAARRAAIHDVILNFDEEYETFVGERGVSLSGGQKQRVAIARTLIKEPPILLFDDSLSAVDTETDAAIRQELKERNKNVTTIIISHRVTTLAEADKILVMEDGKIVQRGTHQELVKSEGMYKRVWKIQNSLELEMKNEREVG
- a CDS encoding ABC transporter ATP-binding protein, whose protein sequence is MKEKLGDIMENFKEESYDKRFDFELWKKLFSYIKVYKKELFWLAFVMVGVAGIDALFPMLNKYAVDNFVVPETVDGIYRFALIYGGLVLVQALNVGFFIALAGKIETGIAYDIRKIGFKRLQELSLSYYDSKAVGWLMARMTSDVRKLGETIAWGLVDLVWGFTMMVAIMAFMFYLNFKLALITLSVVPVLVILSLYFQNKILKAYRVVKKINSKITGSFNEGIMGARTSKTLVREEENLKEFQGLTSKMKRSSIRAAIFSALFLPLVLTLGSIGTALALWSGGSSVISGTITYGTLVAFLAYTVRFFEPVREMARVFAELQSAQASAERVLSMIETEPDIKDLEKVIKEYGDQFEPKKENWPALKGSISFEDVKFYYNQDEIILNNFDLDIKAGETIALVGETGSGKSTIANLACRFYEPKAGKIKIDGVDYKKRSQLWLQSNIGYVLQTPHLFSGSIKDNIAYADLEATFMDIKRAAKLVNADDFIQKLPDGYETVVGESGDSLSTGQKQLISFARAVLADPRIFVLDEATSSIDTEMEKIIQEAIERILKGRTNIIIAHRLSTIRSADRIICLRNGKIIEEGTHSQLLAKKGYYYKLYTTQFREERKA
- a CDS encoding TldD/PmbA family protein encodes the protein MIKKLKEALEKSEHWTEIRYHHRQQTSIEIKNGEVSKVEDSTLAGVGVRCLVNGCWGFAATADMSEEALAKAVREAASAARVGSTLRKKKIEKIAEGEMAQGEYIYADEGDDVQLKEKIDRFLNAEELIRNKEDIISGIVNYSKYNDKKIILNTEGTQAEVKDIKHDIGVVAVGNNGTSQEVGSVSAGVTGGWNDLFAEKSMMEMVEEAVNIARTKLEAEYAQGGEYTVILDPMLVGVLAHEAIGHTVEADFVMSGSIVQDKIGEKVASEKVTMIDDGNVEKTAGMTLVDDEGTVAQKTTIIEDGILNEYLHNRESAAEFAVKPKGNARAFTYRDEPLIRMTNTYIEEGDSSFEEMVSEIDNGYYLKGLGQGGQADANAEFMFGVQEAYKIEDGQITDPVKGITISGQAFNVLNSVDAVGDDLRFALGRGYCGKGQLAKVDAGGPHLRCKVTIGGKQEGDVQ
- a CDS encoding TldD/PmbA family protein, with product MDEIKFANNIVSKAKEMDIDDVEVFYNSSKNLDVVWEKGDLQIPKTDLYQGFGIRVFKDGSTGFSSSNILNEEEAEKVLKRAIEIAEVTPSDESNVLPKKDEIDYVEDIVDERNDDIKLVNAVEKGKEFVESFLNYDKRVKLDSANFSTRLSKRAIVNSKGIEAVEEKTVFESMAMAFAREGENVSSFDLSFQTACKLSELNLKEEAEELAEKVVNSLDAESVESFEGSVILSPFSVLSVLASPLNFAVNGENVINGISPWTDKIGEEVAIPELSVIDDAHIAGGVGSRSFDREGVSSERLDIIKDGKLTNFLHNSYTAHKMDSESTGHAGGGAQSKPGVSPSNFIIDGGDKNLEEIIKDTDKGILVNRFSGNADPVSGDFSGVVKGGKYIENGEIVKSVKGVMIAGNVYKLLKNISAMTKKKQFIHNFRLPHVRFEDVSITGE